A window of Leclercia adecarboxylata contains these coding sequences:
- a CDS encoding cupin domain-containing protein: MTDSTVTNTSGIKPDHLTMEEWVESRIARFEGRKYDWNALKFQADFDPKYRRAQMRYIGTGATGVANDTNTVQADHFTFSTMVLPSKCEGPLHLHDDVEEVFFMLKGQITLMIQDGDNYTETVLRERDLISVPPGIYRGLFNHGEEEALMCVMLGTNKPEIPTYPADHPLSKVKRN, from the coding sequence ATGACTGATTCAACCGTAACCAATACATCAGGCATCAAACCTGACCACCTGACGATGGAAGAGTGGGTCGAGTCGCGCATCGCGCGCTTCGAAGGCCGTAAATACGACTGGAACGCGCTGAAGTTCCAGGCCGATTTTGACCCGAAATACCGCCGGGCGCAGATGCGCTACATCGGCACCGGGGCAACCGGCGTGGCGAACGACACCAACACCGTGCAGGCGGACCACTTTACCTTCTCCACCATGGTGCTGCCGTCGAAGTGCGAAGGGCCGCTGCACCTGCACGACGACGTGGAAGAGGTGTTCTTCATGCTTAAAGGGCAGATCACCCTGATGATCCAGGACGGCGACAACTACACCGAAACCGTGCTGCGCGAGCGCGATCTGATCTCCGTTCCGCCGGGCATCTATCGCGGGCTGTTCAACCACGGGGAAGAAGAGGCGCTGATGTGCGTCATGCTGGGGACCAACAAGCCGGAGATCCCGACCTATCCCGCTGACCATCCGCTCTCGAAAGTGAAGCGCAACTAA
- a CDS encoding NAD(P)/FAD-dependent oxidoreductase translates to MTSRIVIIGGGQAGGWAAKTLRDEGFDGEICVVAEEAWDFYERPPLSKASLLEPDATLPRLFTDEAQQALNLTWYRPLRAESIDREAKAVVLSNGERLSYNILLLATGGRARLPSQAWAAHPQVYTLRHWQDAQRLKARLAESKTLALVGGGWIGLEIAASARKSGVAVTLFEQQPALCMRSVSGEVSQRLDAIHRGQGVDIRTGCGALELEDDNGLPVIHCDGKRETFDAVVVGIGVDLNLELARDAGLKTERGIVVDAHGRTSDPFIFAAGDVAQHHHYGLCIQSWAFAQNQAVATAKAMLNPDAPGYDDAPWLWSDQYQHNIQILGIPQPGSTTIVRDEALFFSLDENGRLTQLVAFNDARTVKLAKRWMAAGRDLSDVPLADPAFSLMSLR, encoded by the coding sequence ATGACCTCGCGCATTGTCATTATCGGCGGCGGTCAGGCGGGCGGCTGGGCGGCGAAAACCCTGCGTGACGAGGGTTTCGACGGCGAGATTTGCGTGGTGGCGGAAGAGGCGTGGGATTTCTACGAACGGCCGCCGCTGTCGAAAGCGTCTCTGCTGGAGCCGGACGCAACCCTTCCGCGACTGTTTACCGACGAGGCACAGCAGGCGCTGAACCTCACCTGGTACCGCCCGCTGCGCGCAGAATCCATCGACCGTGAGGCGAAAGCGGTGGTGTTGAGCAACGGTGAACGTCTTAGTTACAACATCCTTTTATTGGCTACCGGCGGCCGGGCGCGCCTGCCTTCGCAGGCGTGGGCTGCGCATCCGCAGGTCTACACCCTGCGCCACTGGCAGGACGCCCAGCGCCTGAAAGCGCGTCTGGCGGAAAGTAAAACCCTGGCGCTGGTTGGCGGCGGCTGGATCGGCCTCGAGATTGCCGCCTCCGCGCGTAAAAGCGGCGTGGCGGTCACGCTGTTCGAGCAGCAGCCCGCGCTGTGTATGCGCTCGGTGAGCGGCGAGGTGTCGCAGCGCTTAGACGCGATCCACCGCGGGCAGGGCGTGGATATCCGTACCGGCTGCGGCGCGCTGGAGCTGGAAGATGACAATGGCCTGCCGGTCATCCACTGCGACGGAAAGCGGGAAACATTCGATGCGGTGGTGGTGGGGATCGGCGTCGATCTTAATCTGGAGCTGGCGCGCGACGCGGGGCTGAAGACTGAACGTGGGATCGTTGTCGATGCCCATGGGCGCACCTCGGATCCGTTCATTTTCGCTGCCGGGGATGTGGCCCAGCATCATCACTACGGTCTGTGCATTCAGTCCTGGGCCTTCGCTCAGAACCAGGCGGTGGCGACGGCAAAAGCGATGCTCAACCCCGATGCGCCGGGCTACGACGACGCGCCGTGGCTGTGGTCGGATCAATACCAGCACAACATCCAGATCCTCGGCATCCCGCAGCCGGGCAGCACAACGATCGTGCGCGACGAGGCGCTGTTCTTCTCGCTGGACGAAAACGGACGGCTGACGCAGCTGGTGGCGTTCAACGATGCGCGCACCGTCAAGCTGGCGAAGCGCTGGATGGCGGCCGGGCGGGATCTGTCGGACGTCCCGCTCGCCGACCCGGCTTTTTCACTGATGTCATTGCGATAG
- a CDS encoding VOC family protein, which translates to MSVTGIEKLEFGVEDLTHCAKFMRDFGLTGDASGQRFTTLSGARVELNPVDSPDLPPAFEAGNTLRRMTWAVATQTELDALRPKLAQQPGFREVGDALECIDPNGMTLRVQVSQQTDVELNVEPINQWGDARRIDTPSPVYDRAQPINVGHVVFFVEELAAVEKFYREVLGFQVSDRYINRAVFLRCGKRGGHHNLFLLQLPNRKRGLNHVAFTVRDIHEVIGGGIAMNKHDWSTFIGPGRHPVSSAYFWYVNSPTGGAFEYYTNDDYLTENWHPRELEHSLVSFTEWAVEGGIDHDTRRQQKKPEAV; encoded by the coding sequence ATGAGTGTAACCGGAATTGAAAAGCTGGAATTTGGCGTTGAAGACCTGACGCACTGCGCCAAATTTATGCGTGATTTTGGCCTGACGGGCGATGCCAGCGGCCAGCGTTTTACCACCCTGAGCGGCGCGCGCGTCGAGCTTAACCCTGTCGACAGCCCCGATCTGCCGCCGGCGTTTGAAGCGGGTAACACCCTGCGCCGCATGACTTGGGCGGTGGCCACGCAGACGGAACTGGACGCGCTGCGCCCGAAGCTTGCGCAGCAGCCCGGCTTTCGTGAAGTGGGTGACGCCCTGGAGTGCATTGACCCGAACGGCATGACGCTGCGGGTGCAGGTCAGCCAGCAGACCGACGTGGAGCTGAATGTTGAGCCGATCAACCAGTGGGGCGACGCCCGCCGTATCGACACCCCCAGCCCGGTTTACGATCGCGCCCAGCCCATTAACGTGGGGCATGTGGTGTTCTTCGTGGAGGAGCTCGCGGCGGTGGAGAAATTTTACCGCGAGGTGCTCGGCTTCCAGGTCTCTGACCGCTACATCAACCGCGCCGTGTTCCTGCGCTGCGGCAAGCGCGGCGGCCACCATAACCTGTTCCTGCTGCAGCTGCCGAACCGCAAGCGCGGCCTGAACCACGTGGCCTTCACCGTGCGCGACATCCACGAGGTGATCGGCGGCGGCATCGCGATGAATAAGCATGACTGGAGCACTTTCATTGGCCCGGGTCGCCATCCGGTCTCGTCAGCCTACTTCTGGTACGTCAACAGCCCGACCGGCGGCGCGTTTGAGTATTACACCAACGACGATTACCTGACTGAAAACTGGCACCCGCGCGAGCTGGAGCATTCGCTGGTTTCCTTTACCGAATGGGCGGTGGAAGGCGGGATCGACCACGACACACGCCGCCAGCAGAAAAAGCCGGAGGCGGTATGA
- a CDS encoding thiamine pyrophosphate-binding protein, producing the protein MSEMITVGDAIARTLEQYQVEAIYGVISIHNLPIADAVGQRGNIRFVPARGEAGSVTMADAHGRFSGLGVALTSTGAGAGNAVGALVEAMNACTPLLHLTGQVEKTWLDADTGFIHETRDQLTFLKASSKRAYRISNANQAMAILHKAIQEAQTPPCGPVSVEIPIDIQGAKIPLSLVTALVKPALAATVDAAMVDALWAQLKQAKQPLLWLGGGALGSADAVKKLADAGITVISSTHARGVLPDSHRASLRAFHNSPSVEALIARCDFTLVAGSRLRSNETRSWTLELPSPRVQIDIDPAAASRNYLMDNTLIADCSVLLDALADKAQGREWGNAQWDGEVKDAVNKAGQALREQCGAYAQLNDAIEKALPKDGLLVRDITVSGSLWGSRLFRANGPLMNIHSLAGAIGMGLPMAIGTAIANPQRKVVGLVGDGGLSLNLGELATLAQEKANVTLLVMNDGGYGVMRGIQDKYFGGRQYYNELHTPDFTQLAQAVGLQAWSVERAEDFDAVMTEALAMPGPSVVEVRMGQIGALKFAGPPQKTLY; encoded by the coding sequence ATGAGCGAAATGATAACCGTCGGCGACGCCATCGCCAGAACGCTGGAGCAGTATCAGGTTGAGGCCATCTACGGCGTCATCTCTATTCACAACCTGCCCATCGCCGATGCGGTGGGGCAGCGCGGCAATATCCGCTTCGTGCCCGCGCGCGGCGAAGCGGGATCCGTTACCATGGCCGACGCCCACGGACGTTTTTCCGGCCTCGGCGTGGCCCTGACCAGCACCGGCGCGGGGGCAGGTAACGCGGTAGGCGCGCTGGTGGAAGCGATGAACGCCTGCACGCCGCTGCTGCATTTAACCGGACAGGTGGAAAAGACCTGGCTGGATGCCGACACCGGGTTTATCCACGAAACCCGCGACCAGCTGACCTTCCTGAAGGCCAGCTCAAAACGGGCGTACCGCATCAGCAATGCGAACCAGGCGATGGCGATCCTGCATAAAGCCATTCAGGAGGCACAGACCCCGCCGTGCGGGCCGGTCTCCGTGGAAATCCCGATTGATATTCAGGGGGCGAAAATTCCGCTGTCGCTGGTAACGGCGCTGGTGAAACCGGCTTTGGCTGCAACCGTGGATGCCGCGATGGTCGACGCGCTGTGGGCGCAGCTTAAGCAGGCGAAACAGCCGCTGCTGTGGCTCGGCGGCGGGGCGCTGGGCAGCGCTGACGCCGTGAAAAAGCTGGCGGATGCGGGCATCACGGTGATCTCCAGTACCCACGCGCGCGGCGTGCTGCCGGACAGCCATCGTGCCAGCCTGCGGGCATTCCATAACTCGCCGTCGGTGGAAGCGCTGATTGCCCGGTGTGATTTCACGCTGGTGGCCGGGTCGCGTCTGCGCAGCAACGAAACCCGCTCCTGGACGCTGGAGCTGCCGTCTCCGCGCGTGCAAATCGATATCGACCCGGCAGCGGCGAGCCGTAACTATCTGATGGATAACACCCTGATTGCTGACTGCTCTGTCCTGCTCGACGCGCTGGCTGACAAAGCGCAGGGGCGTGAATGGGGTAACGCGCAGTGGGACGGTGAAGTAAAAGATGCGGTAAATAAAGCCGGGCAGGCGCTGCGCGAGCAGTGCGGCGCCTACGCGCAGCTCAACGATGCCATCGAGAAAGCCCTGCCGAAGGATGGCCTGCTGGTGCGCGATATCACCGTATCCGGCAGCCTGTGGGGCAGCCGCCTGTTCCGCGCTAACGGCCCGCTGATGAACATCCACTCTCTGGCCGGGGCGATTGGTATGGGGCTGCCGATGGCGATTGGCACTGCGATAGCCAACCCGCAGCGTAAAGTGGTAGGACTGGTAGGCGACGGCGGTCTGAGCCTGAATCTGGGCGAGCTGGCGACGCTGGCGCAGGAGAAAGCCAACGTCACGCTGCTGGTCATGAACGACGGCGGTTACGGTGTGATGCGCGGCATTCAGGATAAGTATTTTGGCGGGCGGCAGTATTACAACGAGCTGCACACCCCGGACTTTACCCAGCTAGCGCAGGCAGTTGGCCTGCAGGCCTGGAGCGTTGAGCGGGCGGAGGATTTTGATGCGGTCATGACAGAGGCGCTGGCAATGCCGGGGCCGTCGGTGGTGGAGGTGCGGATGGGGCAGATTGGCGCCCTGAAGTTCGCCGGGCCGCCGCAGAAGACGCTTTACTAG
- a CDS encoding M48 family metallopeptidase, translating to MKMRAIVLALGTTLLLSGCQNMNSGGLLSSGAEAFQAYSLTDAQVKTLSDEACKEMDGKATIAPANSTYAQRLNKIASALGDNINGQPVNYKVYMAKDVNAFAMANGCIRVYSGLMDMMNDNEVEAVIGHEMGHVALGHVKKGMQVALGTNAVRVAAASAGGIVGSLSQSQLGDLGEKLVNSQFSQRQESEADDYSYDLLRKRGINPSGLATSFEKLAQQEAGRQSSMFDDHPASAARAQHIRDRMATDGIK from the coding sequence ATGAAAATGCGTGCAATAGTGCTGGCTCTGGGAACGACGCTCCTGCTTAGCGGGTGTCAAAATATGAATTCTGGCGGCCTGTTGAGCTCCGGAGCAGAGGCGTTTCAGGCCTACTCCCTGACCGACGCCCAGGTGAAAACCTTAAGCGATGAGGCCTGTAAGGAGATGGACGGTAAAGCGACCATCGCTCCTGCGAACAGCACCTACGCCCAGCGTCTGAATAAGATTGCGTCGGCCCTCGGCGACAACATTAATGGCCAGCCGGTAAACTACAAGGTCTACATGGCTAAAGACGTCAACGCCTTTGCCATGGCTAACGGCTGTATCCGCGTCTACAGCGGGCTGATGGATATGATGAACGACAACGAAGTTGAAGCGGTCATCGGCCATGAGATGGGCCACGTTGCGCTCGGCCACGTGAAGAAAGGGATGCAGGTCGCGCTCGGCACCAACGCCGTTCGCGTGGCGGCGGCCTCTGCCGGTGGCATTGTCGGGAGCCTCTCCCAGTCGCAGCTTGGCGATCTTGGTGAAAAACTGGTGAATTCCCAGTTCTCCCAGCGTCAGGAATCTGAGGCCGATGACTACTCCTACGATCTGTTGCGCAAACGCGGCATTAACCCGTCAGGTTTAGCCACCAGCTTCGAAAAACTGGCTCAGCAGGAAGCGGGCCGTCAAAGCTCCATGTTTGACGATCACCCGGCCTCTGCAGCGCGTGCGCAGCATATCCGCGATCGCATGGCGACAGACGGTATTAAATAG
- a CDS encoding aspartate dehydrogenase, with protein sequence MKKIMLIGFGAMAQAVIERLPAGVTLGWIVARESHHAAIRQQFSGAVAALTAPMDCAETPDLVLECASQQAVAQYGEEILRRGWHLAVISTGALADSALEQRLLAAGGKLTLLSGAVAGIDGLAAAKEGGLERVTYQSRKSPASWRGSYAEQLIDLNAVSDAQIFFEGSAREAARLFPANANVAATVALGGVGMDDTRVQLMVDPATKRNTHTLHVEGLFGEFHLELSGLPLASNPKTSTLAALSAVRACRELAQR encoded by the coding sequence ATGAAAAAGATCATGTTAATTGGGTTTGGCGCCATGGCGCAGGCGGTGATTGAACGCCTCCCTGCCGGGGTGACCCTCGGCTGGATCGTCGCACGCGAGTCTCACCACGCGGCGATCCGCCAGCAGTTTAGCGGTGCGGTGGCGGCACTGACGGCGCCGATGGACTGCGCTGAAACACCCGATCTGGTGCTGGAGTGCGCCAGCCAGCAGGCGGTGGCGCAGTACGGAGAAGAGATTCTGCGTCGCGGCTGGCATCTGGCGGTGATCTCCACGGGGGCGCTGGCAGACAGCGCGCTGGAACAGCGTCTCCTCGCGGCGGGCGGCAAACTGACGCTGCTCTCCGGGGCGGTTGCCGGTATCGACGGGCTGGCGGCGGCAAAAGAGGGCGGGCTTGAGCGCGTCACCTATCAGTCACGCAAGAGCCCGGCCAGCTGGCGCGGCAGCTACGCCGAGCAGCTTATCGATCTGAATGCGGTATCCGACGCGCAGATCTTCTTTGAAGGCAGCGCCCGGGAGGCGGCGCGGCTGTTCCCGGCTAACGCCAACGTGGCGGCCACCGTGGCGCTCGGCGGCGTGGGAATGGATGACACCCGCGTGCAGTTGATGGTCGACCCGGCGACAAAACGCAACACCCACACGCTGCACGTCGAGGGCCTGTTCGGCGAGTTCCATCTGGAGCTGAGCGGCCTGCCGCTTGCCTCTAACCCGAAAACCTCCACCCTTGCGGCACTGAGCGCGGTGCGCGCCTGCCGTGAACTGGCCCAGCGCTAA
- a CDS encoding alpha/beta fold hydrolase, producing the protein MTGFREQGSGIPLMLLHGISSGAASWHKQMALDGFRVLAWDMPGYGESPMLAVERANAGDYADALALMLDRAGVWRAVLVGHSLGALVASAFAAKFPDRVIHLVLADAAQGYGQAAPAQREQVWRSREQQMALGGEIMAQTRAAKLLRPGARPEDIATVAAGMRRLRPEGYLAAAWMLAHDDIHGWLQRYPGNFEVWCGEQDAITEPQLVQGLALRYGMPFTAIAQAGHASYLDNDAFFNQQLLRINEEVRDECTN; encoded by the coding sequence ATGACGGGGTTTCGTGAACAGGGAAGCGGCATTCCGCTGATGCTGCTGCACGGTATCAGCTCAGGCGCGGCCTCCTGGCATAAGCAGATGGCGCTGGACGGTTTCCGCGTGCTGGCCTGGGACATGCCCGGTTACGGCGAAAGCCCGATGCTGGCGGTCGAACGGGCAAACGCCGGGGATTACGCCGACGCGCTGGCATTGATGCTCGATCGCGCGGGCGTCTGGCGGGCGGTGCTGGTGGGACACTCGCTGGGGGCGCTGGTGGCCAGCGCCTTTGCGGCGAAATTCCCGGATCGGGTCATCCATCTGGTGCTGGCGGATGCCGCCCAGGGCTACGGCCAGGCCGCACCGGCGCAGCGCGAGCAGGTCTGGCGCAGCCGCGAGCAGCAGATGGCGCTGGGCGGCGAGATCATGGCGCAAACCCGCGCGGCGAAGCTGCTGCGCCCCGGCGCGCGCCCGGAAGATATTGCCACCGTGGCGGCAGGGATGCGCAGGCTGCGCCCGGAGGGCTACCTCGCCGCGGCGTGGATGCTGGCGCATGACGACATTCATGGCTGGCTGCAACGCTATCCGGGCAACTTTGAAGTCTGGTGCGGCGAGCAGGACGCAATAACGGAACCCCAACTGGTACAGGGGCTGGCGCTGCGCTACGGCATGCCCTTTACCGCCATCGCACAGGCCGGGCACGCCAGCTATCTCGATAACGACGCGTTTTTTAACCAACAGCTTTTACGCATTAATGAAGAGGTGCGCGATGAATGCACAAATTGA
- a CDS encoding MFS transporter codes for MTTLETNTAPVEASGEGTRTPEKAVRWAIPLSLLACVLLAFFDKISIAALFSDSHFQQAMGIDFDTTRLGILMSAFLLSYGFSSVFLSGLGDKIAPLRLLTGMMVIWCVLMVAMGFTHNYTLMIVLRILLGVAEGPLFPLAFAIVRHNFPQHLQARATMLWLLGTPVGAAIGFPLSLWLLNTFGWQSTFFVMAMLTLPVLLFVRIGLRGIRLDARTGTSQASQDERRAARRELFVSPHFWMICIFNIAFLTYLWGINGWLPGYLIKGKGIHLEHAGWMSSMPFIAMLAGEVIGAWLSDRVDKRAAACFISMAGAAVGLAAVMQFDTPLTVIAAMSFSTFMWGTGAPNIFALLAKATHPRVSATAGGIFNGLGNFAGALSPAVMGALIAFTHSMDSGLIFLAVMAAVGCVLLLPLLRRY; via the coding sequence ATGACCACATTAGAAACCAACACCGCGCCCGTTGAGGCGAGCGGTGAGGGAACCCGCACGCCTGAAAAAGCGGTGCGCTGGGCCATCCCGCTGTCGCTGCTGGCCTGCGTACTGCTGGCGTTTTTCGACAAAATCAGCATTGCGGCGCTGTTTTCCGACAGCCATTTCCAGCAGGCGATGGGCATCGATTTCGACACCACGCGCCTCGGCATTCTGATGAGCGCCTTCCTGCTGAGCTACGGCTTTTCGTCGGTCTTTCTGAGCGGGCTCGGGGACAAAATCGCGCCGCTGCGCCTGCTCACCGGGATGATGGTGATCTGGTGTGTGCTGATGGTGGCGATGGGCTTTACCCATAACTACACGCTGATGATCGTCCTGCGCATCCTGCTGGGCGTGGCGGAGGGGCCGCTCTTCCCGCTGGCCTTCGCCATCGTGCGCCACAACTTCCCGCAGCATCTGCAGGCGCGCGCCACCATGCTCTGGCTGCTGGGCACCCCCGTCGGCGCGGCAATTGGTTTCCCGCTCTCCCTCTGGCTGCTGAACACCTTCGGCTGGCAGAGCACCTTCTTCGTGATGGCGATGCTCACCCTGCCGGTGCTGCTGTTTGTGCGTATCGGTCTGCGCGGGATCCGTCTGGATGCCAGAACCGGCACCTCCCAGGCGTCTCAGGATGAACGGCGTGCGGCACGGCGGGAGCTGTTCGTCAGCCCGCACTTCTGGATGATTTGCATCTTTAACATCGCCTTCCTGACCTACCTGTGGGGCATCAACGGCTGGCTGCCGGGTTACCTGATTAAAGGCAAAGGCATTCATCTGGAGCACGCGGGCTGGATGTCGTCGATGCCGTTTATCGCCATGCTGGCAGGGGAGGTGATTGGCGCATGGCTCTCGGACAGGGTCGATAAGCGCGCCGCGGCCTGCTTTATCTCGATGGCGGGAGCGGCAGTCGGGCTGGCGGCAGTGATGCAGTTCGATACTCCGCTGACCGTTATCGCGGCGATGAGCTTCAGCACCTTTATGTGGGGCACCGGTGCGCCCAACATTTTCGCCCTGCTGGCGAAGGCCACCCATCCGCGGGTGAGCGCCACGGCGGGCGGCATTTTCAACGGGCTGGGAAACTTTGCGGGCGCGCTGTCGCCGGCGGTGATGGGCGCGTTGATCGCCTTCACCCACAGCATGGATTCCGGGCTGATTTTTCTGGCGGTGATGGCGGCGGTGGGCTGCGTCCTGTTACTGCCGCTGCTGAGACGTTACTGA
- a CDS encoding SDR family oxidoreductase, protein MNAQIDGRVAVVTGGSSGIGFETLRLLLGEGAKVAFCGRDPDRLASAHAALQNEYPDGDIFSYRCDVLKPDEVQAFAGAVQARFGAADMLINNAGQGYVAHFHDTPREAWLHEAELKLFGVINPVQAFQPLLEQSDIASITCVNSLLALQPEEHMIATSAARAALLNMTLTLSKELVGKGIRVNSILLGMVESGQWQRRFESRTDKSQSWPEWTADIARKRGIPMARLGKPQEPAQALLFLASPLASFTTGAALDVSGGFCRHL, encoded by the coding sequence ATGAATGCACAAATTGACGGGCGCGTAGCGGTTGTCACCGGCGGTTCTTCAGGCATTGGCTTTGAAACGCTGCGCCTGCTGCTGGGCGAGGGGGCAAAAGTGGCCTTCTGCGGCCGCGACCCGGACCGGCTCGCCAGCGCCCACGCGGCGCTGCAAAACGAATACCCCGACGGGGACATTTTCTCTTACCGCTGCGACGTGCTGAAGCCCGACGAGGTTCAGGCCTTCGCGGGGGCCGTTCAGGCGCGCTTTGGCGCGGCGGACATGCTGATCAACAATGCCGGGCAGGGCTACGTGGCGCACTTCCACGACACCCCGCGCGAGGCGTGGCTGCACGAAGCCGAGCTGAAACTGTTCGGGGTAATCAACCCGGTGCAGGCGTTTCAGCCCTTGCTGGAGCAGTCTGATATCGCCTCCATCACCTGCGTCAACTCCCTGCTGGCGCTGCAGCCGGAGGAGCACATGATCGCCACCTCTGCCGCCCGCGCCGCGCTGCTGAACATGACCCTGACGCTCTCAAAAGAGCTGGTGGGTAAAGGCATCCGCGTGAACTCCATTTTGCTCGGGATGGTGGAGTCCGGGCAGTGGCAGCGCCGCTTTGAGAGCCGGACGGATAAAAGCCAGAGCTGGCCGGAGTGGACGGCGGATATCGCGCGCAAGCGAGGCATCCCGATGGCGCGCCTCGGCAAGCCGCAGGAGCCCGCGCAGGCGCTGCTGTTCCTCGCCTCGCCGCTGGCCTCCTTTACCACCGGCGCGGCGCTGGACGTTTCCGGCGGCTTCTGCCGCCATCTGTAA
- a CDS encoding aldehyde dehydrogenase has protein sequence MEELKIFIGGHWRQGGGNPMQSHFPADGSLNATLRAASLEDLEEAIAAGERAWRDPAWRNSLPHVRAKILHKVADLIESRVDALAQMQSRDNGKPLAEARGLVMSAAGTARYFAAACELLEGELPTPRQADLLTLSRYEPLGVVAAITPWNSPIASEMQKVAPAIAAGNAVILKPAEATPLMALELARIFEQAGLPAGLLSVLPGKGSVIGDALARHPRVRKISFTGGTATGRHLAHVAAEKLIPASLELGGKSPTIVLEDADIEQAARGICYGIFSSAGQACIAGSRLFIHQSIYAPLMARLLELTRGLRVGHPFTDGTHVGPLINDKHRQSVQDYVELAKREGGRVLCGGEIPADPALANGSFFQPTIIEGLSNSARACQEEIFGPVLVAMPFSDEAALMSEANDSVYGLAAGIWTRDTGRALRLSEQLEAGTVWINTYKVFAISTPFGGFKESGLGREKGIQGLKAWMQQKSIYLATSNSVNHWCD, from the coding sequence ATGGAAGAGCTGAAGATTTTTATTGGCGGCCACTGGCGCCAGGGCGGCGGTAATCCGATGCAGAGCCATTTTCCCGCCGATGGGTCGCTTAATGCAACGCTGCGCGCGGCCAGCCTCGAGGATCTCGAAGAGGCGATCGCGGCAGGAGAGCGCGCGTGGCGGGATCCGGCCTGGCGCAACAGCCTGCCGCACGTCCGCGCGAAGATCCTGCATAAGGTGGCCGATCTGATCGAGTCCCGCGTGGATGCGCTGGCACAGATGCAGAGCCGGGATAACGGCAAACCGCTGGCGGAAGCGCGCGGACTGGTGATGAGTGCCGCAGGAACGGCGCGCTATTTTGCCGCGGCCTGTGAGCTGCTGGAAGGGGAACTCCCGACGCCGCGCCAGGCAGATTTACTGACCCTGAGCCGCTACGAACCCCTCGGCGTGGTGGCGGCCATCACGCCGTGGAACTCCCCCATTGCCAGCGAAATGCAGAAAGTCGCGCCCGCCATTGCGGCGGGTAACGCGGTGATCCTTAAGCCCGCCGAAGCCACGCCGCTGATGGCCCTGGAGCTGGCGCGGATCTTTGAGCAGGCCGGGCTGCCCGCCGGGCTGCTGAGCGTGCTGCCGGGTAAAGGCTCGGTGATCGGCGATGCCCTGGCACGCCACCCTCGCGTGCGCAAAATATCCTTTACTGGCGGCACCGCCACGGGGCGGCATCTGGCGCACGTGGCGGCGGAGAAGCTGATCCCGGCGTCGCTGGAGCTGGGGGGGAAATCCCCGACCATCGTGCTGGAGGATGCGGATATCGAGCAGGCCGCGCGCGGGATCTGCTACGGCATTTTCAGCTCGGCGGGGCAGGCCTGTATCGCCGGATCGCGGCTGTTTATCCATCAGAGCATTTACGCTCCGCTGATGGCGCGGCTGCTGGAACTGACGCGCGGGCTGCGCGTCGGGCATCCGTTTACCGACGGCACGCACGTCGGGCCGCTGATTAACGACAAACATCGTCAGAGCGTGCAGGACTATGTCGAGCTGGCGAAGCGCGAAGGGGGCCGCGTGCTGTGCGGCGGTGAGATCCCGGCCGATCCTGCTCTTGCCAACGGCAGTTTCTTCCAGCCGACGATTATCGAAGGGCTGAGCAACAGCGCCCGCGCCTGCCAGGAGGAGATCTTCGGCCCGGTGCTGGTGGCGATGCCGTTTAGCGATGAAGCGGCGTTGATGAGCGAGGCGAACGACTCGGTCTACGGCCTGGCGGCGGGGATCTGGACGCGCGATACCGGACGCGCGCTGCGCTTAAGCGAGCAGCTGGAGGCGGGCACGGTGTGGATCAACACCTACAAAGTCTTTGCGATTTCGACCCCGTTCGGGGGCTTTAAAGAGAGCGGTCTGGGCCGCGAAAAGGGCATTCAGGGGCTGAAGGCCTGGATGCAACAAAAGAGCATTTATCTGGCGACGAGTAATAGCGTCAACCACTGGTGCGACTGA